A stretch of DNA from Thermanaerosceptrum fracticalcis:
TTTAAGCTCTCTGAAATCTTTGTCGGTAAGCTGTACGGCAGACCGTACTTCAGCATCAATGATATTTCTTGCCTCGTCGGCATACTTTTTATATTCCCCAATGATTTCCTGATAAAGGCCTTCACGCCGTTTGTCTATGATCAGGTTTAGGAAGTTTGTGACGATAGGACTGAACTGATTTTTGATTAAATTTTGCAGGGCCCGTTTCTTTTCCTCAGGTAAGACCCGGGGGTTATCCATCAGGTCCTTGACGGCTCTATCGCTTTTTAAGAGCACGAGAAAACTGTCCAGCTCCGTCTCATACTGGTCCACGGCATTTCTTTCCGCAGCCAGCATCAAGAGGGCCTGGGCATAACGCCGGGGTACTGTTCGATTCATCAAGACGCATCCCCCACCTCATTTAGAAAATCACGTACCATCTTCTCGTGGTCTTCCTGCATCAGGTTTTTATCGATAATCTTACCGGCGGCAAGGATCGCTAAAGCCGCTACTTCATCCCGGAGCTCAGCCTTGGCCTTTTCCTTGGCCAGGCGGATTTCTTCCTGGGCCTTCTTTGAGAGCTTAGCCGCTTCCTCGCGGGCCTCCGTAATGATTTCCGTCTTGGTATCTTCACCTAGCTTGGTGGCTTTGGTGATGATCTCCTGGGCTTCCCGTTTGGCATTCTGCATTTCCTTGACATACTCGTCTTTCATCTGCTGGGCTTCGGCACGGGCAGATTCAGCCTCTTGGTATTTGTTTTGGATTTCCTGTTTCCTGGCCTCCAGGTGGCCCAAGAGCGGCTTATACAGGAATTTATTTAGAATGGCTACCAGCACTAAGAAGTTAATGATAGCCCAGATCATATCCGGAATATGGATTTCCATAGTACTCCCCCTCTTTTGTTGGCTTTTAGGCCTTGGGAATAATTCTGGGGGCGACAGAGGAAAACTCCTTGTCGCCCACCAATCCCAGTACTACTCTTAGCCAATTTTGCCTAAAAGCAAGAATGCAATCAACAGACCATAGATTGTCAAGGCTTCCATAAATGCTAAGGAGAGGATTAGAGCAGTGCGGATTTCTCCAGCAGCCTCAGGCTGTCTTGCAATGGATTCCATGGCTTTTGCAGCAGCATTACCTTGACCAAGGGCAGGGCCGATAGTTGCAATAGCTATACAAAGACCTGCGGCTAATGCGATCATGCCTTCAACCACGACGTTACCTCCTTTCCCAAATTCCTGTTCTTTTATATGAGCTAAACCTTTAAAGGCAAGCTAACCAGTTTATTTATTTTATTGTTTTTAATGGTGTTCAACAGTGGCGTTAGCGATATACAAGGCAGCCAGCAGGGTAAAAACAAAGGCCTGAATTAAGCCGAACAGAACGCCCAATAGCATCATGGGCAGGGGTATAAACAAGGGAACCAGGGCGAAAAGGCTGGCCACCACCATTTCCTCGCCAAAAACGTTGCCGTAGAGACGTAAAGATAAAGAGAGCGGCTTGACAAATTCTTCAATGATGTTTAAGGGCAGCAGGAAAGGCATGGGCTCGATAAAATGCTTAAAATACTTGAGTCCTTTGGCCTTGACGCCATAATAATGAGTAGCAAAGAATACTACAATGGCAAAGGCTGCAGTTACACTTAAGGTGCTGGTTGGTGCCTGTAATCCGGGGGTATGTCCTGCTCCAGGCAGGAGTCCCGAATAGTTGGAAGCGAGAATCAGGATAAAGAAACTGGCCAGTAAGGGGAAATAGCGCTTAGCGTACTTTTCTTTCCCCATAACCTGGGTTAAAAATCCCAGGATGCTTTCCAGCAAGAACTCCATAAAATTCTGGAGGCGGCTTTCGGGTATCTTCTTAAGATTTCTGGTGGCAAAATAAGCAGCCAGGGATATGAGGAGCATCAATCCCCACATGGTGGTCACAGCACTGGAAACTTCTAAACCAAATATGGAAAACAGGGCTCGGCTGTGCTCTGCACCCTCTGCTAAAGTTGCGGCATAGGCCGGTGTAGCAAACATATTAACTCACCCCTTTCCTGCCAAGATTAGCAAACAAGTGTTTTAAAAATAAAATATTTTTGCTCACGGTTAAACCCAGAGCCGTAGCTACAAGCATGGGCATGTTCTTATGCACGAGAAATAAAGCAGCGATGTTCAGGACATAGCGAATACCATAACGCAAAGTAATAAGGTTTTTGGCCTTGTGTTCCGGCAAGTTTTGGGCCTGCCTCATCCCCTGCATCAAGAGAAAATGATTGAAAGCGGAAACCAGAAGGCCAAAGGCCAGTCCAATAAGGGCTGAAGGGAGCCAGGTAGGCATGGGACCACATCCTTGAGTTAGTTACTAGTTACTAGTTATTAGTTACTAGAGGTTTGCATTGTTCGGACGTCGGAAATCGGAGAGCGGAAGTCGCCCCTACTCATCCTTCTTCTCCAGTGTCTTCAGGTCGGCCAGCAGGCGTTTGAATACTGCGGCTACGGCCAGGATAACACCGAGGGCCATAAAGAGAGGGGCAGTGCCCAGGCGGTTATCCAGCCACTGCCCGCCCTTAAAGAGGATGTAGACAGTAATGGCCATGGTTAAACCAAAACTCAAGCCAAAATTCAGATATTGGAACCCGCTGCTCTTATTTTTACCCATGATACTCCTCACAGTAACACAATAAGGGGCATTTAGTCCAGAGCCAACAAATAGATTTTCTGTAAAAAAAGTGAGAAAAAACATGTATGTCATGCTCGGGGTTAACACCTATTTAGTTCCTATTTTCACAAGATAATTATACCTTTTTTTCTAGTAAAAGTCATATTTTTTTTATTTTTCACCCTTATTTTATGAAAAATGGTTGAGGCCTTTCCTTGGAGTATCCCCAAAAATGGTGTAAAGCTTTCACGATGCGCTGACTGGCCAACCCATCACCGTAAGGATTGACGGCATGGGCCATCCGGTCATACTCTTCTTTGCTGGTTAAAAGACTCCGGGTGACCGTGTATATTTTCTCCCTGCTTGTTCCCACCAGTTTGACCGTGCCGGCTTCCACGGCTTCAGGCCGCTCGGTATTTTCCCTTAATACCAGCACAGGTTTACCCAGGGAGGGAGCCTCTTCCTGTAATCCTCCTGAATCCGTTAAGACCAGGTAGGATTTGTTCATCAGATTGGCAAAGGGCTCGTAATCCAGGGGCTCAATGAGCACTACCCTTTCCAGGCCCCCCAGAACCTCCTCAACGACTTTACGCACTGCCGGGTTTTTATGGACGGGAAAGACCAGAACCACATCGGGGAATTCCCGGACGATGTCACGCATGGCCAGGTACATCTGGCGCATGGGTTCACCTAAGTTTTCCCTGCGGTGTGTGGTAACTACAATGACACGATTATTGATAAAATCCAGTTCCTTTAGAGCCGGTTCGGCAAACCGGTAGCCGGTTTGGACCGTCTTTAAGAGAGCATCGATGACGGTATTGCCTGTAACATAGATAGCTTCACGGTTATGCCCTTCCTTTAATAAATTTTGCTCCGCCGTTTCCGTGGGGGCAAAATGAATGTCACCCAGGGTACCGGTGAGGCGCCTGTTCATTTCTTCGGGGAAGGGAGAATACTTATGGCCCGAACGCAGTCCTGCTTCCACATGTCCCACGGGAATTTGCTGGTAAAAAGCAGCCAGGGCTCCCACGAAAGTGGTTGTGGTATCCCCGTGGACCAGGACCATGTCCGGTTTTTCCTGCTGGAGAACATCTTTCAGCCCCAGCAAAGCGCGGGTGGTAATATCAAAAAGGGTCTGTCCGGCCTTCATAATGTCCAGGTCATAGTCAGGCTCCAGGCCGAAAAGGTGTAAGACCTGGTCCAGCATTTCCCGGTGCTGGGCCGTAACGGCCACTTTACATTCAATATAAGGGTCCTCTTTGAGGGCTAAAACCAGGGGGGCCATTTTGATGGCCTCCGGCCTTGTGCCGAAAATCGCGATTACTTTCTTGGTATGTGACATGTCTCTTTCTCCTGCGGTGAAATTGATAAGTAGCCTTTCTGCTCCAGTTTTTTGATGTGTTCGGCCACGGCTTTTTCGATGTCTACCTGATAATGTTCCTCCAGGACAAACATCATGGACACCGCCGTTTGGGCTACGTCTAAAAGTTCCCTGGTAATACACTCAATCACCTGGGCTTCTTCATGTTTTAAGGGCTCACCATTTAAGCCCCGGAACTTGCCGATGGCCTGGGCTAATTCTCCCGCTTCCTCCATAAGTTTAAGGGCTGTAGACTCCATGGTGGGAGCCAGTTTATTGAGTCGGGGCAGGGCAATGATTTTTTGTTTCATAACTCCTCTACTCCTTTGACCAGGGACGCAGTTCCACACCGGCTTCCTTGAGCAGGGCTAAAGATAATTCATCAGGATAGGGCCCTTGAAAAACAATCCTTTTAATCTGGGCATTAATCAGCATTTTACTGCAAAGGACACAGGGCTGGGTAGTAGAATATAACGTCCCCCCCGCCACACTGACACCGTGGACAGCGCTCTGGATAATGGCATTTTGTTCCGCATGGAGTCCCCGGCACAGTTCATGCCTTTCCCCCGAAGGGATACCTAACTTCTCCCGCAGGCACCCTATTTCACTGCAGTGGACAAGGCCGCTGGGCGCACCGTTATAACCGCTGGCCAAAATGTGTTTATCCTTTACGATCACCGCACCCACCCGGCGCCGCAGGCAGGTAGACCTGGAGGCCACTACCTGGGTAATCTCCATAAAATAGTCGTCCCAAGAAGGGCGCATTTGTTTTCGTCCCCCTTACTTGGTGCCGAAGAGCCTGTCACCTGCGTCTCCCAGACCAGGTACGATATACCCATGGTCGTTCAAGTGGCTGTCCACAGCACCGGCAAAGATGTCTACATCGGGGTGGGCAGACTGGACTGCACTAATTCCTTCGGGAGCAGCAATGAGGCAGACAAGCTTGATGCTTTTGGCCCCCCGCTCTTTTAGAAAACCGATGGCGGCTACGGCAGAGCCTCCCGTAGCCAGCATGGGGTCAATCACAATCAAATCACGCTCAGGTAAATCTGTGGGCAGCTTGCAGTAATACTCCACAGGTTTTAAAGTTTCAGGGTCCCGATAAAGACCGACATGACCTACCTTCGCCGCAGGGATCAGTTTCAGCATGCCGTTGACCATACCTAACCCCGCCCGGAGAATGGGCACCAGTCCTACTTTACGACCGGCAATCACCTTGGTCTTGGCCGGGCCTACAGGTGTGTTAATCTCCGTTTCCTGGAGAGGGAAATCCCGGGTAACTTCATAGGCCATAAGCATGGATACTTCTTCTACCAGTTCTCTGAACTCCTTGGATCCGGTGTTTTCATCCCGGATATAGGTAAGTTTGTGCTGAATCAAAGGATGGTCAATCACAACTACTTTCCCCATATCAAGAGCCTCCTCTTCTTTTTTGGACGATCTCCGATTATCCGATATCCGCTTTCCCACAGACACTCCATATTAGAATCGGAATTCGGAAGGCGAAGCCGTATTCGTTAGAACCCGTCATGGGCTACCAGCGGGAAAGCCCCCGTTAGTTCCTTAACTAACTTCCGGGCTTTCTCCAATTTATCCTCTTGTCCCCGGTAGGTGATCACCAGGTCAATAATCTCGGCGATAGTCTTCATTTCCGGTTCTTTCATGCCCCTGGTGGTTACTGCGGGGGTACCGATTCTGATGCCGCTGGTCACAAAGGGACTCTGGGGATCGAAAGGAATCGTATTCTTATTGACGGTTACGCCAGCCTCATCCAGGAGACCTTCGGCCTCTTTACCCGTCATCTCTTTACTGCGCATATCCAGGAGCATCAGGTGATTGTCCGTGCCGCCGGAAACCAGGCGGAAGCCTTTCTCTTTAAGAGAATCAGCCAACACCTTAGCATTCTTTAGAATCTGTTCCTGGTAGGCCTTAAACATGGGTTCCATGGCCTCTTTAAAAGAAACAGCCTTAGCTGCAATGACATGCATCAGGGGACCTCCCTGGATACCCGGGAAAATGGCCTTATCAATGGCCTGGGCATAGGGAGCTTTGCAGAGGATCATCCCGCCCCGGGGACCCCTTAAAGTCTTATGGGTGGTAGTTGTGACAATATCGGCATGGGGCACCGGGTTAGGATGAAGTCCGGCTGCTACCAGCCCGGCAATATGGGCCATATCTACCATGAAAAGGGCCCCTACTTCTTTGGCAATATAGCCAAATCGCTCAAAATCGATAATGCAGGGGTAAGCGCTGGCCCCGGCTACGATCAGTTTGGGTCTGGTTTCCCTGGCGATACGCAGGACTTCGTCATAGTTAATTCTCTCTGTCTCTTTATCCACACCATAGGCTACGAAATTATAATACTTGCCGGAGATATTCACAGGGCTGCCGTGGGTTAAGTGCCCGCCGTGGCTCAGGTTCATGCCCAGGATGGTGTCTCCCGGATTCACCAGGGCAAAATAGACGGCAGTATTGGCCTGGGCGCCGGAATGGGGCTGAACATTGGCATGCTCGGCACCGAAAATGGCCTTAGCCCTTTCCCGGGCTAACTCCTCCACTTTGTCTACCCATTCACAACCCCCGTAATACCGTTTTCCCGGATAACCTTCGGCATACTTGTTCGTAAGGACCGAGCCCTGGGCCGCCATCACAGCGCGGCTCACAAAGTTCTCAGAAGCAATGAGTTCGATTTTGTCCAGCTGGCGTTTTTCTTCGCCGGCTATGTACTCGGCCAATTCAGGGTCTACAGGCAATACGTATTTCTCAATATAATCCATGAACATCCTCCCTTGTTTATACATGACGACATCCGCTTTCCGATATCCGATTTCCGATTTGATTGCTTCCATGTTCATGTTCTAGTGCAGCATTGTCGGATGTGGGCGGTCGGTAATCGGTGATCAGTTGTCGGAAAATCGCACCAAACTAACAACTACCAACTAGCAACTAGCAACTAACAACTAACAACTAACATATCGTGCCCTTTCCCCGCCAATAAGTTTGGGCCGGGTCCGGGCCATGGTCAAATGGGCTTCTCCAATGGCCTTCAGTGAACCCCGGAAAGGTACTGCCACGGGTTTTAGATGCATCCCAATAAAGGTATCGCCAATATCCAAACCCGCATGGCCCTGGATTTTCTCCACCACTACAGGATTTACATATGTCTTCATGGCCGTATAGGCTAAACTGCCCCCAGCTCCCTGCACGGGGTAAACAGTCACTTGTTCCAGGCCGTACTTCTCCATACAGGCTTCTTCAACGACCAGGGCCCTGTTCAGATGCTCGCAGCACTGGACAGCCAGGTAGAGCCCCTTTTCCCGGACCAGGGGATAAATCCCCTCCATGAGAGCCTGGGCAATTTCCAGACTGGAAGCTGTGCCAATTTTTTTCCCTGCCACTTCACTGGTGCTGCAGCCCACCACCAAGACCTGTTCTTTTTTCAGCTGGGCCGCCTCCAGCAATTCGCTAAGGGCTGTTCTGATATCCTGTGTAATCTTGGAATAATCCATCATTTCACACTCGCTTTCCGATAACCGACTTCCGACTTTTAGCGACGAGAGTCCAGTGTCGAGTGACCAGTGTCCAGTTGACGACTTCCGTTATCCGACATCCGAATTCCGATGAAAACCACTAGTAACTAGTAACTAATAACTAGTAACTAAACTGCTGCGAACTGCCAACTAACAAGTACACCGCTTCTCAATGGCCGCAATCTTGTCCACCCGTTTTTGGTGCCTGCCTCCGGAAAATTCGGAAGCTAACCATACGTCCACGATTTCCAGGGCTAATCCTTTGCCAATCACGCGCTCGCCTAAAGCCAAAATATTGGCATCGTTATGTTCCCGGGATGCCCTGGCTGAAAAAGTATCATGGCATAAGGCCGCCCGGATTCCCGGTACTTTATTGGCGGCTATACTGATGCCAATCCCCGTGCCACAGATGAGAATACCCTTATCAAATTCCCCTGCGGCCACGGCCTGGGCCAGAGGCAGGGCTATATCGGGATAATCGCAGGAATCGGTGCTATGGGTACCAAAATCCTTGATCTCGTATTTTTTTTCTAAGAGCGCTTTTTTTATTTCTTCTTTCAGTTGATATCCCCCATGATCAGAACCTATGGCTATTCTCAAAAGGATCACTCCTTAAAAACACTATATTGGGGACATTCCCTTCCCCAAAGAATTATTGGGGACATTCCCTTCCCCAAAGAACGGCTCATACTTCAGCGGGTGTGTCCAATACCGATGGGGACATTCCTGTCTTTCGGAACTACCCAAACTTCAGCAGGTGTGTCCCCTTTCCTTAGTAGAAAACAACTAAACTTTTTACTTCGCCTTAAAAAGACAAATTCCTTCCTGTTTCTCAAGTATACTTGGCCCCTATTGTATGGTATTTTCTCCCAGCATCCTATCCAGGACTTTTTCGATATATCCCTTTAGTTCCTTAGCACAGGCCAAATAGGCTTCCCGGGGTTGTCCAAAAGGATCGGATACGTCTTTCTCAGTTCCCAGGGCATATTCGGCCAGCAAGTACACCTTCCCTTTGGCTTCTGGGAAGCGCTGGAAGAGATAGTCCCTGTGACGTGCCGTCATGACCAGGACCAGGTCCGCGTCATTAATTAATTCCTCTGTAACCTCCCTGGTACGATGGGACGACAAAT
This window harbors:
- the atpE gene encoding ATP synthase F0 subunit C; this translates as MIALAAGLCIAIATIGPALGQGNAAAKAMESIARQPEAAGEIRTALILSLAFMEALTIYGLLIAFLLLGKIG
- a CDS encoding AtpZ/AtpI family protein: MGKNKSSGFQYLNFGLSFGLTMAITVYILFKGGQWLDNRLGTAPLFMALGVILAVAAVFKRLLADLKTLEKKDE
- the atpH gene encoding ATP synthase F1 subunit delta is translated as MNRTVPRRYAQALLMLAAERNAVDQYETELDSFLVLLKSDRAVKDLMDNPRVLPEEKKRALQNLIKNQFSPIVTNFLNLIIDKRREGLYQEIIGEYKKYADEARNIIDAEVRSAVQLTDKDFRELKERLSQATGKNVRLKSVIDTSLIGGLVVRVGDTVIDGSVVKKLSLMKNRLQQSQFEGIGVIK
- a CDS encoding low molecular weight protein arginine phosphatase — encoded protein: MNTVKKVLFVCTGNTCRSSMAEALARYSLQERGGVLSQIQFLSAGTGAAPGDSASPQARSVLCEWGIDLSSHRTREVTEELINDADLVLVMTARHRDYLFQRFPEAKGKVYLLAEYALGTEKDVSDPFGQPREAYLACAKELKGYIEKVLDRMLGENTIQ
- the glyA gene encoding serine hydroxymethyltransferase, producing the protein MDYIEKYVLPVDPELAEYIAGEEKRQLDKIELIASENFVSRAVMAAQGSVLTNKYAEGYPGKRYYGGCEWVDKVEELARERAKAIFGAEHANVQPHSGAQANTAVYFALVNPGDTILGMNLSHGGHLTHGSPVNISGKYYNFVAYGVDKETERINYDEVLRIARETRPKLIVAGASAYPCIIDFERFGYIAKEVGALFMVDMAHIAGLVAAGLHPNPVPHADIVTTTTHKTLRGPRGGMILCKAPYAQAIDKAIFPGIQGGPLMHVIAAKAVSFKEAMEPMFKAYQEQILKNAKVLADSLKEKGFRLVSGGTDNHLMLLDMRSKEMTGKEAEGLLDEAGVTVNKNTIPFDPQSPFVTSGIRIGTPAVTTRGMKEPEMKTIAEIIDLVITYRGQEDKLEKARKLVKELTGAFPLVAHDGF
- the atpF gene encoding F0F1 ATP synthase subunit B, coding for MEIHIPDMIWAIINFLVLVAILNKFLYKPLLGHLEARKQEIQNKYQEAESARAEAQQMKDEYVKEMQNAKREAQEIITKATKLGEDTKTEIITEAREEAAKLSKKAQEEIRLAKEKAKAELRDEVAALAILAAGKIIDKNLMQEDHEKMVRDFLNEVGDAS
- a CDS encoding MazG-like family protein, with the translated sequence MKQKIIALPRLNKLAPTMESTALKLMEEAGELAQAIGKFRGLNGEPLKHEEAQVIECITRELLDVAQTAVSMMFVLEEHYQVDIEKAVAEHIKKLEQKGYLSISPQEKETCHIPRK
- the wecB gene encoding non-hydrolyzing UDP-N-acetylglucosamine 2-epimerase, with protein sequence MSHTKKVIAIFGTRPEAIKMAPLVLALKEDPYIECKVAVTAQHREMLDQVLHLFGLEPDYDLDIMKAGQTLFDITTRALLGLKDVLQQEKPDMVLVHGDTTTTFVGALAAFYQQIPVGHVEAGLRSGHKYSPFPEEMNRRLTGTLGDIHFAPTETAEQNLLKEGHNREAIYVTGNTVIDALLKTVQTGYRFAEPALKELDFINNRVIVVTTHRRENLGEPMRQMYLAMRDIVREFPDVVLVFPVHKNPAVRKVVEEVLGGLERVVLIEPLDYEPFANLMNKSYLVLTDSGGLQEEAPSLGKPVLVLRENTERPEAVEAGTVKLVGTSREKIYTVTRSLLTSKEEYDRMAHAVNPYGDGLASQRIVKALHHFWGYSKERPQPFFIK
- the upp gene encoding uracil phosphoribosyltransferase, which gives rise to MGKVVVIDHPLIQHKLTYIRDENTGSKEFRELVEEVSMLMAYEVTRDFPLQETEINTPVGPAKTKVIAGRKVGLVPILRAGLGMVNGMLKLIPAAKVGHVGLYRDPETLKPVEYYCKLPTDLPERDLIVIDPMLATGGSAVAAIGFLKERGAKSIKLVCLIAAPEGISAVQSAHPDVDIFAGAVDSHLNDHGYIVPGLGDAGDRLFGTK
- a CDS encoding TIGR01440 family protein, producing the protein MDYSKITQDIRTALSELLEAAQLKKEQVLVVGCSTSEVAGKKIGTASSLEIAQALMEGIYPLVREKGLYLAVQCCEHLNRALVVEEACMEKYGLEQVTVYPVQGAGGSLAYTAMKTYVNPVVVEKIQGHAGLDIGDTFIGMHLKPVAVPFRGSLKAIGEAHLTMARTRPKLIGGERARYVSC
- the rpiB gene encoding ribose 5-phosphate isomerase B, whose amino-acid sequence is MRIAIGSDHGGYQLKEEIKKALLEKKYEIKDFGTHSTDSCDYPDIALPLAQAVAAGEFDKGILICGTGIGISIAANKVPGIRAALCHDTFSARASREHNDANILALGERVIGKGLALEIVDVWLASEFSGGRHQKRVDKIAAIEKRCTC
- the atpB gene encoding F0F1 ATP synthase subunit A, which codes for MFATPAYAATLAEGAEHSRALFSIFGLEVSSAVTTMWGLMLLISLAAYFATRNLKKIPESRLQNFMEFLLESILGFLTQVMGKEKYAKRYFPLLASFFILILASNYSGLLPGAGHTPGLQAPTSTLSVTAAFAIVVFFATHYYGVKAKGLKYFKHFIEPMPFLLPLNIIEEFVKPLSLSLRLYGNVFGEEMVVASLFALVPLFIPLPMMLLGVLFGLIQAFVFTLLAALYIANATVEHH
- a CDS encoding deoxycytidylate deaminase, whose amino-acid sequence is MRPSWDDYFMEITQVVASRSTCLRRRVGAVIVKDKHILASGYNGAPSGLVHCSEIGCLREKLGIPSGERHELCRGLHAEQNAIIQSAVHGVSVAGGTLYSTTQPCVLCSKMLINAQIKRIVFQGPYPDELSLALLKEAGVELRPWSKE
- a CDS encoding ATP synthase subunit I, producing the protein MPTWLPSALIGLAFGLLVSAFNHFLLMQGMRQAQNLPEHKAKNLITLRYGIRYVLNIAALFLVHKNMPMLVATALGLTVSKNILFLKHLFANLGRKGVS